The Sodalis praecaptivus genome includes a region encoding these proteins:
- a CDS encoding ABC transporter ATP-binding protein codes for MNDLLLDVKNLSVVFKGAYQDHPAVRNVSFTVGREKVAIVGESGSGKSQTCRALLKLTPKVGRISADRMCFGDIDLLNAREQQMRRIRGNRISMILQDPKFSLNPLMRIGQQITEAYRLHARVSQKDARDKALAMLEAVHIREAEQVFRLYPHEISGGMGQRVMIAMMLIPEPDLIIADEPTSALDVTVRQQVLTILDEQLARRNTGLLFITHDLNLVSRFCHRVLVMYAGRIVEEIAAAQLEHACHPYTRALLDSQPRLRHPVATLSVPARDPAWLDGPSYRYGVAL; via the coding sequence ATGAATGATCTTTTGTTGGACGTTAAGAATCTCAGTGTGGTGTTTAAAGGCGCCTATCAGGACCATCCTGCGGTGCGAAATGTGTCATTTACCGTCGGGCGGGAAAAAGTGGCCATCGTAGGGGAATCCGGCTCGGGTAAGTCCCAGACTTGTCGAGCGCTGCTCAAGCTGACGCCCAAAGTCGGCCGTATCAGCGCCGACAGGATGTGTTTTGGCGATATCGATTTGCTCAATGCCCGCGAGCAACAGATGCGCCGCATCCGCGGCAATCGTATTTCCATGATATTACAGGACCCGAAATTTTCCCTTAATCCGCTGATGCGGATCGGCCAGCAAATTACTGAAGCCTACCGTTTGCATGCGCGCGTAAGTCAAAAAGACGCCCGCGACAAAGCCTTGGCGATGCTGGAAGCCGTGCATATCCGCGAAGCGGAACAAGTATTCCGGCTCTATCCCCATGAAATTTCAGGTGGCATGGGGCAACGGGTGATGATCGCGATGATGCTGATCCCCGAGCCGGATCTTATCATTGCCGATGAACCCACCAGCGCACTGGACGTTACCGTGCGTCAACAGGTGCTGACTATCCTCGATGAACAACTGGCGCGGCGCAACACCGGTTTACTGTTTATTACCCATGACCTCAATCTGGTGTCGCGCTTTTGTCACCGGGTGCTGGTGATGTATGCCGGCCGTATCGTCGAGGAAATCGCCGCGGCGCAGCTGGAGCACGCCTGCCATCCTTATACCCGGGCATTACTCGACAGTCAGCCGCGCCTGCGCCATCCGGTGGCAACGCTGAGCGTCCCCGCGCGCGATCCGGCCTGGCTGGACGGCCCGAGCTACCGTTATGGTGTCGCCCTATGA